Proteins from one Juglans microcarpa x Juglans regia isolate MS1-56 chromosome 1S, Jm3101_v1.0, whole genome shotgun sequence genomic window:
- the LOC121245958 gene encoding probable pectinesterase 67 — translation MSSCSWPCSALPRAIHIALAIIFVVCVSFLDHVNGMDAKTVIDSPLLTQKIGTNRTIKVDLNGDGDFNSVQAAIDSVPEGNSQWVIIHLRKGVYREKVHIPKNKPYIFLRGNGRGRSAIVWSESSSNNVASATFKVESPNFIAFGVSFKNEAPTGVAYTSQNQSVAAFVAADKVAFYHCAFFSTHNTLFDYKGRHYYDNCYIQGSIDFIFGRGRSVFHSCEIFVISDKRVTIHGSITAQNRGSANENSGFVFVKGKVYGIGGVYLGRAKGAHSRVVFAQTYLSKTIEPHGWTNWSYDGTTENLYHAEFECHGPGAESEQRAPWSKQLTEKEAAPFLSIDYINGEEWLPVWL, via the exons ATGTCTTCCTGTTCTTGGCCTTGTTCAGCTCTTCCTAGAGCAATTCATATTGCCTTGGCAATCATTTTTGTAGTCTGTGTCTCCTTTCTGGATCATGTCAATGGAATGGACGCCAAAACAGTGATTGACTCTCCTTTATTGACACAAAAAATTGGCACCAACCGCACGATAAAGGTCGATCTCAATGGCGATGGAGACTTCAACTCTGTCCAAGCTGCCATTGATTCTGTTCCTGAAGGCAACTCTCAGTGGGTTATCATTCATCTAAGGAAAGGAGTCTACag AGAAAAGGTGCACATCCCAAAAAACAAGCCCTATATATTTCTGAGAGGAAACGGGAGAGGAAGATCAGCCATTGTATGGTCCGAAAGCTCTTCTAACAACGTGGCTTCTGCAACTTTTAAGGTCGAATCCCCCAACTTCATTGCCTTCGGTGTTAGCTTCAAG AATGAGGCTCCCACAGGGGTTGCTTATACCTCACAGAATCAGTCAGTGGCAGCATTTGTTGCCGCAGACAAAGTAGCATTTTACCACTGCGCATTCTTCAGTACACACAACACCCTCTTTGATTACAAAGGCAGGCATTATTACGATAACTGTTACATCCAAGGCTCCATTGACTTCATCTTTGGCCGCGGCAGATCCGTCTTCCAT AGCTGTGAGATCTTTGTAATATCAGATAAGAGGGTGACGATTCATGGATCAATCACAGCTCAAAACAGGGGAAGTGCAAATGAGAATAGTGGGTTTGTTTTTGTTAAAGGAAAGGTGTATGGCATTGGTGGTGTGTATTTGGGAAGAGCTAAAGGTGCACATTCCAGAGTGGTTTTTGCACAGACGTACCTCTCTAAGACTATTGAACCTCATGGCTGGACCAATTGGAGCTATGACGGCACCACAGA GAATCTATATCACGCGGAGTTTGAGTGCCATGGACCAGGAGCAGAGTCAGAACAGCGTGCTCCATGGTCCAAACAACTCACTGAGAAAGAAGCTGCCCCTTTCCTATCTATAGATTACATCAACGGCGAGGAATGGCTGCCAGTTTGGCTATGA